The Gammaproteobacteria bacterium genome has a segment encoding these proteins:
- a CDS encoding DUF2231 domain-containing protein — MDGIVRQIDGGLTVIEIIPNWHPILVHFTIALLAIATLLFVIAALTGRDSSRGLEAAANWNLWIGAVVTVLTIAAGLRAAGSVAHDEAAHVAMQNHKYWAFATAALFMLLAAWNVRRVRRAERAGLAFVAVMLVALGGLAGTGLRGADLVFRHGLGVMALPQAAGAGHAHEGPEHSHDADGKASPNQAAEHSHDADGKTSPNQAAEHSHDEDAGGHAPEGATAASTVPEPVLSPAEAEVVAALQAYHDGLTSGDTAVPERFVLADERFVMIEGEHVNRGWADYRDHHLKDELGDLAKVRFRLSGLRVLMDDELAAVSFQFNILPKTGPEMDFGSGRGTAVLVRTGSGWKLQSLHTS; from the coding sequence GTGGACGGCATCGTCCGGCAGATTGACGGGGGGCTGACCGTGATCGAGATCATTCCTAACTGGCACCCGATCCTGGTGCATTTCACCATTGCGCTGCTGGCGATCGCCACGCTGCTGTTCGTCATCGCAGCGCTCACCGGGCGCGACAGCTCGCGCGGCCTCGAAGCAGCGGCCAACTGGAACCTGTGGATCGGAGCGGTAGTCACCGTGCTCACGATCGCAGCCGGGCTGCGGGCGGCGGGCTCCGTGGCGCACGACGAAGCGGCCCATGTCGCCATGCAGAATCACAAGTACTGGGCGTTCGCGACAGCCGCGCTGTTCATGCTGCTCGCCGCCTGGAATGTCCGGCGCGTACGTCGTGCAGAGCGCGCCGGGCTCGCGTTCGTGGCCGTCATGCTGGTCGCGCTGGGTGGGCTGGCCGGCACGGGACTGCGCGGCGCGGACCTGGTCTTCCGCCACGGACTCGGGGTCATGGCGCTGCCGCAGGCCGCGGGCGCGGGACATGCGCACGAGGGACCTGAACATTCCCACGACGCCGACGGCAAGGCAAGCCCTAATCAGGCTGCCGAACACTCCCACGACGCCGACGGCAAGACAAGCCCTAATCAGGCTGCCGAACACTCCCACGACGAAGACGCCGGTGGGCATGCGCCCGAAGGCGCGACGGCTGCGTCGACGGTTCCGGAGCCCGTGCTCTCGCCCGCCGAGGCGGAGGTGGTCGCGGCACTGCAGGCCTACCACGATGGACTGACATCTGGGGACACCGCGGTGCCCGAGCGGTTCGTGCTGGCCGACGAGCGCTTCGTGATGATCGAGGGCGAACACGTCAATCGTGGCTGGGCTGACTACCGCGACCACCATCTCAAGGACGAACTCGGCGATCTCGCCAAGGTGCGCTTTCGACTGTCGGGCTTGCGCGTGCTGATGGACGACGAACTGGCCGCCGTGAGCTTCCAGTTCAACATCCTGCCGAAGACCGGCCCGGAGATGGACTTCGGCAGTGGCCGCGGGACGGCGGTGCTGGTGCGCACCGGGTCCGGCTGGAAGTTGCAGTCGCTGCACACGTCCTGA
- a CDS encoding pirin family protein: MKKVLGIYSAPRPHWVGDGFPVRSMFTYNSHGQHLSPFLLLDYAGPVKFEPAAQPRGVGQHPHRGFETVTIVYEGEVEHRDSTGAGGRIGPGDVQWMTAASGILHEEFHSSAFTRNGGTLEMVQLWVNLPASDKMAAPGYQALLDGDIPSVALPGGAGSLRVIAGEYAGHAGPARTFTPINVWDLRLGQGHVSRFHLPEGHTAALIVLRGTVQVNGEHIVRDAQMVLLDRAGSDVLLEANSDATVLLLGGAPIDEPIAGYGPFVMNTQEEIHQAITDFNSGRFGQMPQ; encoded by the coding sequence ATGAAGAAGGTCCTCGGCATCTACAGCGCTCCCCGGCCGCACTGGGTCGGCGACGGCTTTCCGGTGCGCTCGATGTTCACCTACAACAGCCACGGCCAGCACCTGAGCCCGTTCCTGCTGCTCGATTACGCCGGGCCGGTGAAATTCGAGCCGGCGGCGCAGCCGCGCGGCGTCGGCCAGCACCCGCACCGCGGGTTCGAGACCGTGACCATCGTCTATGAAGGCGAGGTCGAGCACCGCGACTCCACCGGCGCAGGCGGCAGGATCGGGCCCGGCGACGTGCAGTGGATGACTGCTGCCTCCGGCATCCTGCACGAGGAGTTCCATTCCAGCGCGTTCACCCGCAACGGCGGTACGCTGGAAATGGTGCAGCTGTGGGTCAACCTGCCGGCGAGCGACAAGATGGCCGCGCCGGGTTACCAGGCGTTGCTCGATGGTGACATTCCATCAGTGGCCTTGCCGGGCGGCGCCGGCTCGCTGCGGGTAATCGCCGGCGAATACGCCGGCCACGCCGGCCCGGCACGCACCTTCACCCCCATCAACGTGTGGGACCTGCGCCTCGGCCAGGGCCACGTGAGCCGCTTCCATCTGCCCGAAGGCCACACCGCGGCGCTGATCGTCCTGCGCGGTACCGTGCAGGTCAACGGCGAGCACATCGTCCGCGATGCGCAGATGGTGCTGCTCGACCGGGCCGGCAGCGACGTGTTGCTGGAAGCGAACAGCGATGCCACTGTGCTGCTGCTCGGTGGCGCGCCGATCGACGAGCCGATCGCCGGCTACGGCCCGTTCGTGATGAACACCCAGGAGGAGATCCACCAGGCTATCACCGACTTCAACAGTGGCCGCTTCGGACAGATGCCACAATGA
- a CDS encoding NAD(P)H-dependent oxidoreductase, whose translation MKPKLHIVIASTRPGRVGPAVAHWFHGFARKHGGFNVHLVDLADFELPVYDEPRHPIMQQYEHAHTKTWSRSVAEADAYVFVTPEYNFNPPPSLVNALNYVYREWNYKACGFVSYGGVSGGLRAVQMAKQLVTTLKMMPMVEGVTVPMVARTLDEQGAFISNELIDQSAQQMLDELARWTGALASLRSVA comes from the coding sequence GTGAAACCCAAGCTTCATATCGTCATTGCCAGTACCCGCCCGGGCCGCGTCGGCCCCGCCGTCGCGCACTGGTTCCATGGTTTCGCGAGGAAACACGGCGGCTTCAACGTGCACCTGGTGGATCTGGCGGATTTCGAATTGCCGGTCTACGACGAGCCGCGGCACCCGATCATGCAGCAATACGAACACGCGCATACCAAGACGTGGTCGCGCAGCGTGGCGGAAGCCGATGCCTATGTGTTCGTGACTCCGGAGTACAACTTCAACCCGCCGCCATCCCTCGTGAACGCGCTGAACTATGTCTACCGCGAATGGAACTACAAGGCCTGCGGGTTCGTGAGCTACGGCGGTGTATCCGGTGGGCTGCGTGCGGTGCAGATGGCCAAGCAGCTGGTCACCACGCTGAAGATGATGCCCATGGTGGAGGGCGTCACGGTGCCGATGGTGGCGCGGACGCTGGACGAGCAGGGCGCCTTCATTTCCAATGAGCTGATCGACCAGTCGGCGCAGCAGATGCTCGACGAGCTGGCCAGGTGGACCGGTGCGCTGGCGAGCCTGCGCTCCGTAGCCTGA
- a CDS encoding dipeptidase codes for MTDPTTAEKPFFRAARALLRRLSGVLAVSALASGAHAAQCAMSDVPEADARALQSRVLSIDTHVDIGIDYATWKLDPGGFTRAQHDLPKMRAGGLDAVFLIVFTQQGALDEEGFQKARDAAEDKYQAIMRLVRAYPDQVGLATTPDEVRSLHARGKRTVLLGMENAYPLGNSVGDVALWAGRGVRYVGLTHMGHNQFGGSSNPNPKAGDAPDDPGLTAAGKELVRALNDHGVMVDVSHVGRRTMLEATRLSRAPVIASHSSAMGVHDNARNLDDEQLDAIRDSGGVAQMVAYRDYVAEVDPAFRAGAQELLKKHLPDGWAGAKPEQIAAFSAAVLELRQKFPDVTVAQFADHIDYAVKRIGIEHVGIASDFDGGGGVKGWDDAAQTVNVTRELMRRCYTEKQIKSLWGGNLLRVLGEVQARARGQR; via the coding sequence ATGACTGATCCGACCACTGCTGAAAAACCGTTTTTCCGAGCCGCGCGGGCGTTGCTGCGGCGCCTGTCCGGCGTGCTCGCGGTCAGTGCGCTGGCCAGCGGCGCGCACGCCGCGCAGTGCGCGATGAGCGATGTCCCGGAAGCCGACGCGCGGGCGTTGCAGTCGCGTGTGCTGTCGATCGACACCCACGTCGATATCGGGATCGACTATGCCACCTGGAAGCTCGACCCGGGCGGCTTTACCCGCGCTCAGCACGACCTGCCCAAGATGCGGGCAGGTGGCCTGGATGCGGTTTTCCTGATCGTGTTCACCCAGCAGGGTGCGCTCGACGAGGAAGGGTTCCAGAAGGCGCGCGACGCGGCCGAAGACAAGTACCAGGCCATCATGCGCCTGGTCCGCGCCTATCCCGACCAGGTGGGCCTGGCCACGACCCCGGACGAAGTGCGTTCGCTGCACGCCCGGGGAAAGCGCACGGTCCTGCTGGGCATGGAGAATGCGTATCCGCTCGGCAACAGCGTCGGCGATGTCGCCCTGTGGGCCGGCCGGGGGGTGCGCTACGTCGGGCTCACTCACATGGGCCACAACCAGTTCGGCGGCAGTTCCAATCCCAATCCGAAGGCGGGCGACGCGCCCGACGATCCCGGCCTGACCGCCGCCGGAAAGGAACTGGTGAGGGCGCTCAACGATCACGGCGTCATGGTCGATGTCTCGCACGTGGGGCGCCGCACCATGCTCGAAGCGACCAGGCTGTCCCGCGCTCCGGTGATCGCCTCGCATTCCAGCGCCATGGGCGTGCATGACAACGCCCGTAATCTCGATGACGAGCAACTCGATGCCATCCGTGACAGCGGTGGCGTGGCGCAGATGGTGGCGTATCGCGACTATGTGGCCGAGGTCGATCCGGCCTTTCGCGCAGGGGCACAGGAGTTGCTCAAGAAGCACCTGCCGGACGGCTGGGCGGGGGCCAAACCGGAGCAGATCGCCGCCTTCTCAGCCGCTGTGCTCGAGTTGCGCCAGAAATTTCCCGACGTGACCGTGGCGCAGTTCGCTGACCACATCGACTACGCGGTCAAGCGGATCGGCATCGAGCATGTCGGCATCGCATCCGATTTCGACGGCGGCGGCGGCGTGAAGGGCTGGGATGATGCTGCGCAGACCGTCAATGTCACGCGCGAACTGATGCGGCGCTGTTACACGGAAAAACAGATCAAGTCACTGTGGGGCGGCAACCTGCTGCGCGTCCTGGGTGAAGTACAGGCCAGGGCCCGGGGCCAACGCTGA
- a CDS encoding cytochrome b/b6 domain-containing protein, translated as MAGSTKKSKYRVAQVLHWLGVIVIGFNLLSGWRLDGFELEIRKVLLAIHSGVGTFIFFLMLFRWWWRREHRLYTPPRWWKRPSFVVQWVFYPLVLTQVVIGLGVAAFIGYEVLGFGIIPYSSLAADNEAIYGRFLQMHDLMAWLLITLVAVHGFERWRTIFIDDVAEVVPVKAQEPLGS; from the coding sequence ATGGCCGGTTCCACCAAGAAGTCCAAGTATCGCGTGGCCCAGGTTCTGCATTGGCTGGGAGTGATCGTCATCGGCTTCAATCTGTTGTCCGGCTGGCGCCTCGACGGCTTCGAGCTCGAGATCCGGAAGGTGCTGCTGGCGATCCATTCCGGCGTCGGCACGTTCATCTTCTTCCTGATGCTGTTCCGATGGTGGTGGCGCCGCGAGCACCGACTCTACACGCCGCCCCGCTGGTGGAAGCGGCCATCGTTCGTCGTCCAGTGGGTGTTCTACCCGCTGGTGCTCACACAGGTGGTGATCGGGCTCGGCGTCGCGGCCTTCATCGGCTACGAAGTCCTCGGCTTCGGGATCATTCCCTATTCGTCCCTCGCCGCGGACAACGAGGCAATCTACGGGCGGTTCCTGCAGATGCACGACCTGATGGCGTGGCTGCTGATCACGCTGGTCGCGGTGCACGGGTTCGAGCGCTGGCGGACCATCTTCATCGACGACGTGGCCGAGGTGGTTCCGGTCAAGGCACAGGAACCGCTCGGCTCCTGA